One genomic segment of Desmodus rotundus isolate HL8 chromosome 5, HLdesRot8A.1, whole genome shotgun sequence includes these proteins:
- the LOC128781142 gene encoding olfactory receptor 56B34 — protein sequence MDTTLSIINSSRFQVSEFILMGLPGIHEWQHWLSLPLALIYTLALGANLLILITIQREPSLHQPMYHFLGILAVVDIGLATTIMPKILAIFWFDAKVISFPQCFAQIYAINSFMCMESGIFLCMAVDRYVAICYPLQYSSIVTEVFVIKVTVSMMLRNVLLTIPLPILAAQRHYCSRNEIDNCLCSNLSVISLACDDITINRFYQLALAWVVVGGDMGLVFTSYALIIRSVMRLNSSEAISKALNTCSSHLILILFFYTAIVVVSVTHLARGRFPFIPVLLNVMHSVIPPALNPMVYALRTRELRVDFQRLLGLDENVSRK from the coding sequence ATGGACACCACCCTGAGTATAATCAATAGTTCAAGGTTTCAAGTGTCTGAGTTCATCCTGATGGGGCTCCCAGGCATTCACGAGTGGCAGCActggctctccctgcccctggctctgATCTACACATTAGCTCTTGGTGCCAATCTGCTCATCTTGATCACCATCCAACGTGAGCCTTCTCTCCACCAGCCCATGTACCATTTCCTTGGTATCCTGGCTGTAGTGGACATTGGCCTGGCCACCACCATCATGCCCAAGATCCTGGCCATCTTCTGGTTTGATGCCAAAGTCATCAGCTTTCCTCAGTGTTTTGCTCAGATTTATGCTATCAACTCTTTTATGTGCATGGAGTCAGGCATTTTTCTCTGCATGGCTGTGGATAGATATGTAGCCATTTGCTATCCCCTTCAGTACTCCTCCATAGTCACTGAGGTTTTTGTGATCAAAGTCACAGTATCTATGATGCTCAGAAATGTTCTGTTGACCATTCCACTGCCTATATTGGCTGCCCAGCGACACTACTGCTCCAGAAATGAGATTGATAATTGCCTGTGCTCTAACTTGAGCGTCATCAGTCTTGCCTGTGATGACATTACTATTAATAGGTTTTATCAGTTGGCCTTGGCCTGGGTTGTGGTTGGGGGTGATATGGGTTTGGTCTTTACATCTTATGCTTTGATTATTCGCTCAGTGATGAGGTTGAACTCTTCTGAAGCAATATCTAAGGCCCTGAATACCTGCAGCTCCCATCTTAtcctcattctctttttctaCACAGCCATTGTTGTGGTATCTGTCACCCATCTGGCTAGAGGAAGGTTTCCCTTTATCCCTGTTCTCCTCAATGTGATGCACAGTGTCATTCCTCCGGCCTTGAACCCTATGGTGTATGCTCTTAGGACCCGGGAGCTGAGAGTGGACTTCCAGAGGCTGCTGGGTTTGGATGAGAATGTATCCAGGAAGTGA